A DNA window from Roseovarius sp. Pro17 contains the following coding sequences:
- the dcm gene encoding DNA (cytosine-5-)-methyltransferase, with protein MQGPKSIHGALAVRRHNTVNPAPLALKELFMTSSGPAFRFIDLFAGIGGLRIGFERVGGRCVFTSEWNKFSQETYRANFEDDHSIDGDITAINEADIPAHDVLLAGFPCQPFSIAGVSKKNSLGRAHGFADETQGTLFFDVVRILRHHRPKAFLLENVKNLLSHDKGNTFRVILHALDELGYDVDHKVIDARSWVPQHRERIFITGFRRDSPTRFSLDDIVVPLGPNPRLSSILHPGDGTEIAEEPFTCGPLASVASKYTLTPNLWKYLQAYAAKHKAAGNGFGFGLCGPDGVARTLSARYYKDGSEILIAQSAGIPRRLTPRECARLMGFDQPGSNRPWRITVSDTQAYRQFGNAVAAPVAIAVAEAMAPWIINTVALRSRRDMIA; from the coding sequence ATGCAGGGCCCAAAATCAATCCATGGTGCTTTGGCTGTCCGGCGGCACAATACTGTGAACCCTGCGCCGCTCGCGCTGAAGGAGCTTTTTATGACTTCAAGTGGCCCTGCCTTCCGTTTTATTGACCTATTTGCTGGAATAGGCGGGTTGCGGATTGGTTTTGAGCGCGTTGGTGGGCGGTGTGTTTTTACCAGCGAATGGAACAAGTTTTCGCAGGAAACGTATCGCGCGAACTTCGAAGATGATCACTCCATCGATGGTGACATTACCGCGATAAATGAGGCGGATATCCCCGCCCATGATGTTCTTTTAGCGGGATTTCCCTGTCAGCCGTTCTCTATTGCGGGGGTGAGCAAGAAGAATTCCCTCGGCCGCGCTCATGGTTTTGCAGATGAAACGCAGGGGACGCTGTTTTTCGACGTGGTCAGGATTCTGCGGCACCACCGACCGAAGGCTTTCTTGCTGGAGAATGTTAAGAACCTGCTTTCCCATGACAAAGGAAATACTTTCAGGGTCATCCTTCATGCCCTTGATGAGCTGGGCTACGATGTCGATCACAAGGTCATAGATGCACGAAGCTGGGTCCCACAACATCGTGAGCGGATATTCATCACTGGTTTCCGTCGGGATTCCCCGACCCGGTTTTCACTGGATGATATTGTTGTCCCTCTTGGACCGAACCCGCGTCTCTCCAGTATCCTGCACCCAGGGGACGGGACCGAGATCGCGGAGGAGCCGTTTACATGTGGGCCGCTGGCGTCTGTCGCATCTAAATATACCCTCACACCAAATCTGTGGAAGTATCTCCAAGCATATGCTGCGAAACACAAGGCTGCTGGAAATGGTTTCGGGTTCGGGCTCTGTGGTCCGGATGGCGTCGCGAGGACCTTGAGTGCGCGTTACTACAAGGATGGCAGTGAAATCCTGATCGCGCAGAGTGCGGGAATTCCGCGACGTTTAACGCCAAGGGAATGCGCAAGATTGATGGGATTTGATCAGCCTGGCTCCAATCGCCCTTGGAGGATAACCGTGTCGGATACTCAGGCGTATAGGCAATTTGGAAATGCCGTTGCAGCGCCGGTCGCAATTGCAGTTGCCGAGGCGATGGCACCGTGGATCATCAATACGGTTGCCCTTCGTTCGAGGAGGGACATGATTGCCTGA
- a CDS encoding very short patch repair endonuclease, which translates to MPERTPLTRSEMMSRIGAKNTAPELRVRLGLHRRGFRYRLHRKDLPGKPDIVLPRHNAVIMVHGCFWHGHQRCRYFRLPRSNVEFWKDKIQKNRNRDDRQINELIRLGWRVSVVWECATRKLPTELLIDKIAVWLSGSEIVNEIAEHTGASEEVELRTI; encoded by the coding sequence TTGCCTGAGCGGACGCCTCTGACCCGTTCCGAAATGATGTCGCGGATTGGAGCAAAGAATACCGCGCCGGAACTTAGAGTCAGGCTCGGACTTCATCGGCGAGGATTTCGGTATCGGCTTCACCGAAAGGATCTTCCAGGAAAGCCTGACATCGTCCTCCCAAGGCATAACGCAGTGATAATGGTGCATGGATGTTTCTGGCATGGGCATCAGAGGTGCAGATATTTCAGACTCCCCCGTTCGAATGTTGAATTCTGGAAGGACAAAATTCAGAAAAATCGGAACCGGGATGACAGGCAGATAAACGAGCTTATTCGACTTGGCTGGCGGGTCTCGGTAGTCTGGGAATGTGCAACACGAAAGCTTCCGACCGAATTGCTGATTGATAAAATCGCAGTTTGGTTGTCTGGGAGCGAAATAGTAAATGAGATCGCCGAACACACTGGTGCATCGGAAGAAGTGGAACTAAGAACGATATGA
- a CDS encoding ATP-binding protein — MTDLINKPDASRLIFGLRDTGYNVKTAAADIVDNSIAAKASEVNILIVLHETGRKVVYFGDNGEGMDAAGVHAAMRYGAPVRENPESLGKFGLGLKTASSSVCKKFSLVSRNASDQPLAKLSWDLEHVERVKEWEMLSEPVSTDEEEMFEELCGETGTLVVWENCDRILSKDFEPGSTKEQAAIKRLADTLGRHLSLIFHRFTDKNDDRERNVEIMVNDSPVVPWNPFYPKRSDQVLPEKKQKLVIEMPDGSEETASIRAWILPHRRDMSKDEEREFARISNRAQGFYVYREGRLIQDGGWMDVFGTPEPHTSLLRIEFDFGHDLDDAFRVDVKKSRILFHPDLEDGLKSLLQPIYREAGNRYRRTNRSTANDTKIVDHSSSNKNIASTSNAATATVNSADATDQTAEVTNNLGAKIRIKAPVQSNVEAGHVHVDAVETIHNGDLWQPAFRSATEDGFVPSVLLNKHHDFYQKIYQRAAGNGFAVEGMDLLLWAFAVAEQNNTNSELEPIFEDIRSEISGNLRKLLRNLPDPEPEELSEDDAG; from the coding sequence ATGACCGACCTTATCAATAAACCAGATGCCTCCCGTCTCATTTTCGGGCTGCGCGATACCGGCTATAACGTAAAGACCGCAGCTGCCGATATCGTAGACAACTCGATTGCAGCCAAGGCCAGCGAGGTCAATATCCTCATTGTTCTTCATGAGACAGGTCGGAAGGTCGTATACTTCGGTGACAACGGTGAGGGAATGGATGCCGCCGGGGTGCATGCCGCAATGCGCTATGGTGCCCCCGTTCGGGAGAATCCCGAAAGCCTCGGGAAATTTGGGCTCGGGCTGAAAACTGCCTCAAGTTCCGTATGCAAGAAATTCTCCCTTGTATCCCGGAATGCATCGGATCAGCCCTTGGCAAAACTGTCTTGGGACCTCGAACATGTGGAGCGTGTCAAAGAATGGGAGATGCTGAGCGAGCCGGTATCAACCGATGAGGAGGAGATGTTTGAGGAGCTGTGTGGCGAAACCGGGACTCTTGTAGTCTGGGAAAATTGCGATCGGATCCTGTCGAAGGATTTCGAGCCTGGCAGCACTAAGGAACAGGCAGCCATCAAGCGTCTTGCTGATACCCTTGGCCGACATCTTTCCCTGATTTTCCACCGCTTCACCGACAAGAATGATGACCGGGAGCGCAATGTTGAGATCATGGTCAATGACAGTCCTGTAGTCCCTTGGAATCCGTTCTATCCAAAACGTTCAGATCAGGTCCTTCCGGAGAAAAAGCAGAAGCTTGTGATTGAAATGCCGGACGGGAGCGAGGAAACGGCATCGATCCGAGCGTGGATCCTCCCGCATCGTCGGGACATGTCCAAGGACGAGGAACGTGAGTTCGCGCGTATTTCGAACCGCGCCCAGGGTTTCTATGTCTATCGCGAAGGGCGTTTGATACAGGACGGTGGCTGGATGGATGTCTTTGGAACACCGGAGCCGCACACGTCACTGTTAAGGATCGAGTTCGACTTCGGTCACGATTTGGACGATGCTTTCAGAGTGGATGTGAAAAAGTCCCGCATTCTTTTCCATCCGGATCTTGAGGATGGCCTGAAATCCTTGCTGCAACCAATCTATCGCGAAGCCGGCAATAGATATCGTCGCACGAACCGTTCGACGGCAAATGATACTAAGATAGTAGACCACAGCAGCTCTAATAAGAATATCGCATCGACTTCAAATGCCGCAACCGCAACTGTCAATTCTGCAGATGCTACCGACCAGACGGCAGAAGTGACCAATAACCTTGGTGCCAAGATCCGCATCAAGGCACCTGTCCAGTCGAACGTAGAAGCCGGACACGTCCATGTCGACGCTGTCGAAACCATCCACAATGGCGATCTCTGGCAACCAGCGTTCCGAAGTGCCACAGAAGATGGTTTCGTGCCATCGGTCCTACTAAACAAGCACCATGATTTTTACCAAAAGATCTACCAGCGTGCTGCTGGGAACGGGTTTGCAGTCGAAGGGATGGATCTGCTCCTCTGGGCATTCGCAGTCGCCGAGCAGAACAATACAAACTCTGAACTTGAGCCTATCTTCGAGGATATCCGGTCAGAGATTTCAGGAAACCTGCGTAAGCTCCTTAGAAATCTTCCGGATCCGGAACCTGAAGAACTTTCAGAGGATGACGCCGGATAA
- a CDS encoding HNH endonuclease translates to MITAKRQLIADALLTGTGAEVALAINNDGLRSGMRLWFADLDERHGPIAEIKPHGLKSHRVRLTFGNFSGAVIRQIGKAPIEDQQLARALISSISAEHEVSIQGQDLEDWIIADGSFHLQAIVRHVTGPDTDDAVRRTCQEVVVPAMAAMAELIGYDVVDIDAVEDMTAFEGAVHPAYVKRRERNPRNRLLCIRIHGDRCAACGIEPRLTYGVEIAIMEVHHLEPLANLVEPRPYDPAIDLIPLCPSCHRAVHTRRPVPLSIAELQKRMEDARA, encoded by the coding sequence ATGATCACGGCAAAACGTCAGCTTATTGCCGATGCTCTTCTGACCGGCACCGGTGCCGAGGTCGCGCTGGCCATCAATAACGATGGGCTCCGCTCCGGCATGCGGCTTTGGTTTGCCGACCTCGATGAGCGTCACGGGCCTATTGCAGAGATCAAACCCCACGGTCTGAAATCCCATCGCGTTCGGCTGACGTTCGGAAATTTCTCGGGTGCAGTAATTCGTCAGATTGGAAAGGCTCCAATTGAGGATCAGCAATTGGCAAGGGCGTTGATATCTTCAATCAGTGCTGAGCATGAAGTGTCGATCCAAGGCCAAGATCTGGAAGACTGGATCATCGCAGACGGTAGCTTTCACCTGCAGGCTATCGTGAGACATGTCACAGGGCCCGATACGGATGACGCGGTTCGGCGCACATGCCAAGAGGTAGTGGTTCCGGCCATGGCTGCGATGGCTGAATTGATTGGATATGATGTTGTGGATATTGACGCTGTCGAAGATATGACCGCTTTCGAAGGCGCGGTGCATCCTGCCTACGTAAAGCGCCGGGAGCGAAATCCACGAAATCGATTGCTCTGTATCCGGATCCACGGGGATAGGTGCGCGGCCTGCGGCATTGAACCACGACTGACATATGGCGTCGAAATCGCGATAATGGAGGTTCACCATCTTGAGCCTCTCGCCAATTTGGTGGAACCTCGTCCCTACGATCCGGCAATCGATCTGATACCACTGTGCCCCAGCTGTCATCGCGCGGTCCACACCAGACGTCCGGTTCCACTCAGCATTGCCGAACTTCAAAAGCGCATGGAGGACGCACGTGCCTGA
- a CDS encoding DEAD/DEAH box helicase, with amino-acid sequence MPDYVSMPVTFEGMRNRIPAGHSLSERLLEPVILLDRKNGRLSASLGGVRVIRGQQHELKAPTAEHSWVIDGTVLRPLPKDSPSLFRTMVGDLDPEDIPFSVAIRLLRTLDERISTSASEEVLIPAGNAADQKTDPVTPTGLNAELFPYQSRGVQWMWDSIAGTGGVILADEMGLGKTIQIIALLLMDMPDPSSPALIVCPTSLIANWVREIERFGPSLDVMVHRGAHRTGISSGLQQSRVVITTYDTMVNDISIFSGLEWSWVICDEAQAIKNPLSNRRQAIITIPRKRSIPMTGTPVENTLLDLWSLADFAIPGLLGSQDEFEAEFPDSVEAGQRLGGLTDPIILKRRVGDVATDLPERMDIDIPLELDDRLIDHYREVRDATLAKYPVAGALVATLQLQLLCAHPWLRQNADEEEEADIVPASSMPLITPKMERIVALLSEAFANDRKVIVFALFNRIGDLLKQVCADMHGVHWGAINGSTAQEDRQQIVDVFSEHDGAACLVLNPKAAGAGLNITAATVVIHFTPVWNPAVEAQASARAHRRGQTEPVTVYRLFFKDTVEEIMIERSAWKSDLANETVPVSTRDADDLKRALSILPVKS; translated from the coding sequence GTGCCTGATTACGTTTCCATGCCTGTCACATTTGAAGGGATGCGCAACCGGATACCTGCCGGTCACTCCCTATCCGAAAGACTACTCGAACCTGTCATTCTTCTTGATAGGAAAAATGGCCGCCTGTCTGCCAGCCTTGGCGGCGTCAGGGTCATCAGGGGGCAGCAACATGAATTAAAGGCACCGACTGCGGAACACTCATGGGTTATTGATGGCACGGTCTTGCGACCGCTTCCAAAGGATTCGCCTAGCCTTTTCAGGACAATGGTGGGAGATCTGGATCCAGAGGATATTCCTTTCAGCGTCGCAATCAGGCTGTTGAGAACGCTCGATGAGCGGATTTCTACTTCTGCTTCTGAAGAAGTCCTAATTCCAGCGGGGAATGCCGCGGATCAAAAAACCGATCCGGTAACACCAACAGGTCTCAATGCGGAGCTTTTTCCCTATCAATCCCGCGGCGTGCAATGGATGTGGGATTCCATTGCAGGGACCGGGGGTGTTATTCTTGCGGACGAGATGGGTTTGGGCAAAACGATTCAGATTATTGCGCTGCTCCTGATGGACATGCCTGATCCATCAAGCCCGGCGTTGATTGTCTGCCCGACGAGCTTGATTGCCAATTGGGTCCGGGAAATTGAGCGCTTTGGTCCCAGCCTCGACGTCATGGTGCATCGGGGTGCTCATCGAACCGGTATCTCCAGCGGCCTTCAGCAATCAAGGGTAGTGATTACGACCTATGATACCATGGTCAACGATATCTCTATTTTTTCTGGTCTCGAATGGTCTTGGGTGATTTGTGACGAGGCTCAAGCCATCAAGAACCCTCTCTCCAATCGCCGTCAGGCCATCATTACCATACCGCGAAAGCGCTCCATTCCGATGACCGGCACTCCAGTAGAAAACACCCTTCTCGACCTGTGGTCGCTTGCTGACTTTGCGATACCAGGGCTGCTCGGAAGCCAAGATGAGTTCGAGGCGGAGTTCCCGGACAGTGTGGAAGCGGGTCAGCGGCTTGGCGGACTGACGGATCCGATAATACTGAAGAGACGGGTCGGGGATGTAGCGACGGACCTTCCAGAACGAATGGACATCGACATACCGCTCGAGCTCGATGATCGCCTCATCGATCACTACCGGGAAGTCAGGGATGCAACCCTCGCCAAATATCCTGTCGCGGGCGCCCTTGTGGCGACGCTTCAGCTTCAACTCCTCTGCGCACACCCCTGGCTCAGACAAAATGCTGACGAGGAAGAGGAAGCCGATATTGTTCCAGCGTCGAGTATGCCACTCATCACCCCGAAGATGGAACGCATTGTGGCCCTGCTCAGCGAGGCGTTTGCAAATGATCGGAAGGTTATTGTATTCGCATTGTTCAATCGTATCGGAGACCTACTGAAACAAGTATGTGCTGATATGCATGGTGTTCACTGGGGTGCAATCAATGGGTCTACGGCTCAGGAGGATCGGCAACAGATCGTTGATGTTTTTTCCGAGCATGACGGGGCCGCCTGCCTCGTCCTTAATCCAAAAGCAGCCGGCGCTGGTCTCAATATTACGGCGGCTACTGTAGTGATCCACTTCACGCCAGTTTGGAACCCTGCTGTCGAGGCACAAGCAAGCGCTCGTGCGCACCGCCGCGGGCAGACAGAACCCGTTACCGTTTATCGCCTATTTTTCAAAGATACTGTGGAGGAGATTATGATAGAACGATCGGCATGGAAAAGTGATCTTGCAAATGAGACTGTTCCTGTATCGACACGCGATGCTGATGACCTGAAGCGGGCGCTCTCAATCCTTCCGGTGAAATCATGA
- a CDS encoding EcoRII N-terminal effector-binding domain-containing protein has protein sequence MTGHVFSKMLSANDVGTTGGHQAGILVPKGEKELLAILPQLDPEIKNPDAWLECVDDAEQALRFRFVYYNNKLHDENGTRNEFRVTHMTKWFRDNGARAGDEFMISLMPDEKRYSIRIVRPDLDDKSDEDGVRIRLSGWRRVH, from the coding sequence ATGACCGGCCATGTATTTAGTAAAATGCTGAGCGCCAATGATGTCGGCACGACTGGTGGACATCAAGCGGGTATTCTGGTTCCAAAAGGGGAAAAAGAATTACTCGCCATTTTACCGCAGCTCGACCCAGAAATCAAAAACCCGGATGCATGGTTGGAATGTGTCGACGACGCCGAACAAGCACTTCGTTTCCGTTTCGTCTACTATAACAACAAGTTACACGACGAGAATGGAACTCGAAACGAGTTCCGAGTGACCCATATGACCAAATGGTTTCGGGACAATGGCGCGCGCGCGGGCGACGAGTTCATGATATCCTTAATGCCGGACGAGAAACGCTATTCGATCCGCATCGTTCGTCCCGATTTAGATGACAAGAGCGACGAAGATGGCGTTCGTATCCGTCTGTCGGGTTGGCGGCGGGTCCACTGA
- a CDS encoding AIPR family protein, translating to MEETIKYHAAIIAELREISDESSVPSEVAFFERMANRLEMEGEIVTADWVGFSDRSSGKPVRIDAIGGDPRESEGVLSVIVSDFHPEATPIKINAADAKKSFGSLINFVAASRRAAFRSELIDGSSEAGAASMITSAWSSITKVKLILMTNAIYSARTDAVLAGKIADIPVTYNVWDLSRFHRFETSGHAREKIVVNFQDDFGAALPALAASKSGDRLDSYLIVMGGAQLARIYDKWGARLLESNVRSFLQARGAVNRGIRDTIKEEPEMFFSYNNGLSATADEVEVVRSENGLQIVKATNLQIVNGGQTTASLHNALSLSPETLDNVHVQLKLTVVPDEVSEEIVPFISKYANSQNKVSAADFFSNHPFHMRMEQFSRRLLAPAAEGTNKETKWFYERARGQYLVERAKKSPAEKRRFDLENPKAQYFVKTDLAKVEMSFRMQPDTVSKGAQKNFGTFAQTVGSEWSRSDSKFDETWFKRLVAKIIIFRHLEKVVPKQPWYPGGYRANIITYAIAKVVSDAHEAEKLIDLDSVWRAQFVPRALNDTLLIAAEAATAVITAPEAGVNNITEWGKKQACWATIERAEVEYGDDFDNCVIAPEVARSTQRDDRRNTSMDAEITAQQNVIAAGAPVWSRLRDWGRLNRMFSPTEDGILRTCSMLPGRIPSGKQSVIAEQIMSRARDEGYIDEADTPRIRISAISRPH from the coding sequence ATGGAAGAAACAATCAAATATCATGCTGCGATTATAGCTGAACTTAGAGAAATCTCCGATGAGAGCTCAGTTCCTTCAGAGGTGGCGTTTTTCGAGCGTATGGCGAACCGCCTTGAAATGGAGGGCGAGATCGTAACTGCGGACTGGGTCGGCTTTTCGGACAGAAGTTCGGGAAAGCCGGTCCGGATTGATGCAATTGGCGGCGACCCGCGAGAGTCCGAGGGCGTATTGAGTGTGATCGTCAGTGATTTCCATCCCGAAGCCACTCCTATAAAAATCAACGCCGCGGACGCTAAAAAATCCTTTGGAAGCCTGATCAATTTTGTGGCCGCATCACGCCGTGCCGCTTTCCGCTCAGAATTGATAGATGGATCTTCGGAGGCTGGCGCAGCTTCAATGATCACATCCGCATGGTCATCCATCACTAAGGTCAAACTTATTCTGATGACCAATGCCATCTACAGCGCAAGAACGGACGCCGTTCTTGCCGGGAAGATTGCGGATATTCCTGTCACATACAACGTATGGGATCTGTCGAGATTCCATCGTTTTGAAACCTCGGGGCACGCCCGTGAGAAGATCGTCGTAAATTTTCAAGATGACTTCGGCGCGGCCCTTCCTGCGCTGGCCGCATCCAAGAGCGGTGACAGGCTCGACAGCTACTTGATCGTTATGGGTGGAGCTCAACTTGCGAGAATTTATGATAAATGGGGGGCACGACTTCTCGAGTCCAACGTTCGAAGCTTCCTTCAGGCGCGCGGTGCCGTGAACAGAGGCATTCGGGACACGATCAAAGAAGAGCCCGAGATGTTTTTCAGCTACAACAATGGACTGTCGGCTACGGCAGATGAGGTCGAGGTGGTGAGGTCCGAGAACGGCCTGCAAATCGTCAAGGCCACGAATTTGCAAATTGTGAACGGGGGACAAACCACTGCATCTCTGCATAACGCGCTATCCCTGTCGCCCGAAACACTTGATAACGTCCATGTCCAATTGAAGTTGACGGTCGTTCCAGACGAAGTTTCCGAGGAAATCGTTCCCTTCATTTCTAAATATGCTAACAGCCAGAACAAGGTCAGTGCGGCGGACTTTTTTTCCAATCATCCATTCCACATGCGAATGGAACAGTTTTCACGCCGTCTACTCGCTCCTGCGGCAGAGGGCACGAACAAAGAAACGAAGTGGTTCTATGAGCGCGCACGAGGACAGTATTTAGTTGAACGTGCCAAAAAATCACCAGCAGAAAAAAGACGTTTCGATCTTGAGAATCCGAAAGCCCAGTATTTTGTGAAGACCGACCTTGCCAAGGTCGAGATGAGCTTCAGGATGCAGCCGGACACAGTCAGCAAAGGCGCACAGAAGAATTTCGGCACGTTTGCGCAGACAGTTGGTAGTGAATGGTCCCGAAGTGATAGCAAGTTCGATGAGACATGGTTTAAGCGGCTGGTGGCAAAAATAATCATCTTCCGCCACCTGGAGAAGGTCGTCCCGAAGCAACCTTGGTATCCCGGCGGATACCGGGCCAACATCATCACCTACGCGATTGCCAAAGTTGTGTCTGACGCCCACGAAGCTGAGAAACTGATCGACCTTGATTCAGTATGGCGAGCCCAATTTGTCCCGAGGGCGTTGAACGATACGCTTCTGATCGCGGCTGAAGCTGCGACGGCGGTGATCACAGCGCCGGAGGCGGGTGTGAACAACATTACTGAATGGGGAAAGAAACAGGCTTGCTGGGCGACAATTGAGCGAGCAGAGGTCGAATATGGAGACGACTTCGACAACTGCGTCATCGCCCCAGAGGTTGCCCGGTCCACACAACGCGACGATCGCAGGAACACCTCAATGGATGCGGAAATTACAGCGCAGCAGAACGTTATCGCAGCAGGGGCACCAGTCTGGTCCCGCCTCAGAGATTGGGGGCGTTTGAACCGAATGTTCAGCCCGACAGAGGACGGGATCCTCCGGACCTGTAGCATGTTGCCCGGCCGCATACCTTCAGGAAAACAGTCCGTCATTGCAGAGCAGATCATGTCGCGCGCGAGAGATGAGGGCTATATTGATGAAGCTGATACGCCCCGGATCAGGATATCAGCCATTTCAAGGCCACATTGA
- the miaB gene encoding tRNA (N6-isopentenyl adenosine(37)-C2)-methylthiotransferase MiaB: MAEPKKLYIKTYGCQMNVYDSERMAEAMGGAGYTEVASADEADMILLNTCHIREKAAEKVYSELGRFRDLKDAKPGLKIGVAGCVAQAEGAEIMRRQPLVDLVVGPQSYHRLPEMEAKVQQGGTALDTDFPEEDKFEKLARRPKARRGPTAFLTVQEGCDKFCAFCVVPYTRGSEVSRPAMRVIDEAKDLVERGVREITLLGQNVNAYHGAGPKGDDWTLAQLIWALAEVDGLERIRFTTSHPNDMGDDLIEAHGNCAKLMPYLHLPVQSGSDRILKRMNRSHTADSYIRLIERIRQARPDMLLSGDFIVGFPEETEEDFRATLQLIEEVRYGQAYSFKYSTRPGTPAAERAQVDGDAASERLHRLQTLLTRQQREIQEGMVGREVDVLFERAGRQPGQMVGKSQYLHAVHVTAPDAAPGDMARVRVVETSTNSLGGALI; this comes from the coding sequence ATGGCCGAGCCCAAGAAGCTCTACATCAAGACATATGGATGTCAGATGAACGTCTACGATTCCGAGCGTATGGCCGAGGCGATGGGCGGCGCGGGCTATACCGAGGTCGCGAGCGCCGATGAGGCGGACATGATCCTCTTGAACACCTGCCACATCCGCGAGAAGGCCGCCGAGAAGGTCTATTCCGAGCTTGGACGGTTTCGTGACCTCAAGGACGCCAAGCCCGGTCTGAAGATTGGCGTCGCAGGCTGCGTTGCGCAGGCCGAAGGCGCCGAGATCATGCGCCGCCAGCCCTTGGTGGATCTGGTCGTCGGTCCGCAAAGCTATCATCGCCTGCCCGAGATGGAGGCGAAAGTGCAGCAGGGTGGCACCGCGCTGGACACTGATTTTCCCGAAGAGGACAAATTCGAAAAGCTGGCCCGACGTCCCAAGGCTAGGCGCGGCCCGACCGCGTTCCTGACCGTGCAGGAGGGCTGTGACAAGTTTTGCGCCTTTTGCGTCGTGCCTTATACGCGCGGCTCCGAGGTTAGCCGCCCGGCTATGCGCGTCATCGACGAGGCCAAGGATCTGGTCGAACGGGGCGTGCGTGAAATCACCCTACTGGGCCAGAACGTCAACGCCTATCACGGGGCAGGGCCCAAGGGCGACGACTGGACGCTGGCCCAGTTGATCTGGGCGCTGGCCGAGGTCGACGGGCTGGAGCGTATCCGATTTACCACCAGCCATCCCAACGACATGGGCGACGATCTGATCGAGGCGCATGGCAATTGCGCCAAGCTGATGCCGTATCTGCATCTGCCGGTCCAATCTGGCAGCGATCGGATTCTCAAGCGCATGAACCGCAGCCATACCGCCGACAGCTACATTCGCCTGATCGAGCGTATCCGCCAAGCGCGGCCCGACATGCTGCTGTCGGGCGATTTCATCGTCGGATTTCCCGAAGAGACCGAAGAAGATTTTCGCGCGACGCTGCAATTGATCGAAGAGGTCCGCTATGGTCAGGCCTATTCGTTCAAATATTCGACCCGACCCGGCACCCCCGCCGCCGAGCGTGCGCAGGTGGACGGCGATGCGGCGAGCGAACGTCTGCACCGGCTGCAAACTCTTTTGACCCGCCAGCAGCGCGAAATTCAGGAGGGCATGGTTGGCCGTGAGGTTGACGTGCTCTTTGAGCGGGCAGGGCGGCAGCCGGGCCAGATGGTGGGCAAGTCGCAATATCTGCATGCGGTGCATGTCACCGCACCAGACGCTGCGCCCGGTGATATGGCGCGTGTGAGGGTCGTGGAAACGAGCACGAATTCGTTGGGCGGCGCGCTGATCTGA
- a CDS encoding OmpA family protein, with protein MMSGGAALAQQVTVIGETYIPTIWVDPDGCEHWVMDDGWEGYMSPHTNRQGIPVCRRGNVCGVINSDQYFRTDSANISARGRQHLVNFFRQTGAVSYIITGHTDSRASDEYNMNLSLRRANSVARLAQQSGVRIADVRGYGERMPKASNNTAAGMQQNRRVEIICIR; from the coding sequence ATGATGTCGGGCGGGGCCGCATTGGCCCAGCAGGTTACGGTGATCGGCGAAACCTATATCCCGACGATCTGGGTCGATCCGGACGGCTGCGAACATTGGGTCATGGATGACGGCTGGGAGGGCTATATGTCGCCCCACACCAACCGTCAGGGCATTCCGGTTTGCCGCCGGGGCAATGTCTGCGGCGTGATAAACTCTGACCAATACTTTCGCACCGACAGCGCGAATATCAGCGCGCGGGGACGTCAGCATCTGGTCAATTTCTTTCGCCAGACCGGCGCTGTGTCCTATATCATCACCGGTCACACCGATAGCCGTGCCTCGGATGAATACAATATGAACCTGTCGCTGCGTCGTGCCAATTCGGTCGCGCGTCTCGCTCAGCAAAGCGGTGTGCGCATTGCCGACGTGCGCGGTTACGGTGAGCGGATGCCAAAGGCGTCCAACAACACGGCCGCCGGGATGCAGCAGAACCGCCGCGTCGAAATCATCTGTATCCGCTGA